In Cryptomeria japonica chromosome 10, Sugi_1.0, whole genome shotgun sequence, a genomic segment contains:
- the LOC131059886 gene encoding transcription factor WER, whose translation MGHTPNSHSTKGEKKGPWTPEEDFLLTKYIETHGEGQWRTLPKKAGLQRCGKGCRLRWMNYLRPNVKRGNISTEEEDLIVRLHKLLGNRWSLIAGRVPGRTDNEIKNYWNTRLSRKLRNNGKKQRTDCMSNATEIFNEEFVDCMNQKHHHPSRSLVSSTVFEGSDSIDSNLQYFLQGEASLNINIWGEEFLYNPMDGELSQMINAQNHVSSSTNQQQYNTSISHPWPYLVGDLVSSREMPNQSIKSVDPLKGERPTISDYNDRDFMRSSPVFSDEAQFLSTVFGQSIDGFDVGNCPYEASENLNASDYPELLESCFPQFV comes from the exons ATGGGGCACACACCCAACAGCCAttctaccaaaggagagaagaaaggTCCCTGGACACCTGAAGAAGATTTCCTGTTGACAAAATATATAGAAACTCATGGTGAAGGACAATGGCGAACCCTGCCTAAAAAAGCAG GTTTGCAACGATGTGGAAAAGGTTGCAGACTACGGTGGATGAATTACTTGAGGCCGAACGTAAAACGAGGCAACATATCTACAGAGGAGGAAGATCTCATTGTCAGATTGCACAAGCTCCTTGGCAATCG ATGGTCTCTGATTGCAGGTCGAGTGCCGGGCCGaacagacaatgaaataaaaaACTACTGGAACACTCGTTTGAGCAGGAAGCTTCGGAACAATGGCAAGAAGCAGAGAACAGATTGTATGAGCAATGCCACTGAAATCTTCAATGAAGAATTTGTAGATTGCATGAATCAGAAACACCACCATCCTTCAAGAAGCCTCGTATCCAGCACAGTTTTCGAGGGCTCAGATTCTATTGACTCCAATTTGCAGTATTTTCTGCAGGGAGAGGCTTCTCTAAACATAAATATATGGGGGGAGGAGTTCCTATATAATCCAATGGATGGTGAATTAAGTCAAATGATTAATGCACAAAACCATGTTTCTTCCTCTACCAATCAACAGCAATATAATACCAGTATCAGTCATCCATGGCCATATTTGGTGGGAGATCTCGTTTCTTCACGGGAAAtgcccaatcaatcaatcaaatcagtgGACCCACTAAAAGGCGAGAGGCCCACTATATCTGATTACAATGACAGGGACTTCATGAGATCTAGTCCAGTATTCTCTGATGAGGCGCAGTTTCTGTCCACAGTATTTGGCCAATCCATTGATGGTTTTGATGTGGGCAATTGCCCGTACGAGGCAAGCGAGAATCTGAATGCATCAGATTATCCGGAATTACTTGAAAGTTGCTTCCCTCAGTTTGTTTGA